Genomic segment of Glutamicibacter sp. JL.03c:
TGCGCTTGCTGGATCACAGCGGGCACCGCGTGGTCGCCGACCTGCCCGATGCCACCGGGCTGATGGGCTTTTTGGGCACGGCGTCCGAAGCGGACTTCCCGCAGATCGCCATCCTGGATGTGCGATTGCCGCCGAGCTACACCGATGAGGGGATCCGCGCGGCCTTGCAGGTGCGGGCCAAGTACCCGGATCTGCCGCTGCTGGTGCTCTCCCAATATGTCGAGGAACGCTACGCCTCGGAATTGATCTCCACGCAATCCGGATCCATCGGCTACCTGCTCAAGGACCGGGTCGCCGACGTCAACGAGTTCCTCGCCTCCTTGGAACAGATCGCCGCGGGAGGAACCATCCTGGACCAGGAAGTCGTCGCGCAGCTCT
This window contains:
- a CDS encoding response regulator transcription factor, coding for MRVLICEDSVLLREGLVRLLDHSGHRVVADLPDATGLMGFLGTASEADFPQIAILDVRLPPSYTDEGIRAALQVRAKYPDLPLLVLSQYVEERYASELISTQSGSIGYLLKDRVADVNEFLASLEQIAAGGTILDQEVVAQLLTRRNHEERMQRLTDRERSVLAAVAEGKSNQAIAALLFLSEASVEKYITSIFQKLGLEADGTGNRRVLAALAHIQNLGSNSTERNGS